A genome region from Chlorobaculum tepidum TLS includes the following:
- a CDS encoding rhodanese-like domain-containing protein: MVRFIELVRHCLLDVREILPWDLVDRLKENPGLLILDVREPNEFDAMHIAGSLNVPRGILESACEWDFEETEPELVNARQREIVVVCRSGHRSILASHSLQVLGYENVVSLKSGLRGWNDYEEPLVNKAGEVVDPDFADQYFTAKLRADQMRPKRAS; encoded by the coding sequence ATGGTTCGTTTTATAGAACTGGTTCGGCATTGTCTGCTGGATGTCAGGGAAATCCTGCCGTGGGACCTTGTGGATCGTTTGAAAGAGAATCCCGGCCTGCTCATTCTCGATGTTCGTGAGCCGAACGAATTTGATGCCATGCACATTGCCGGTTCTCTCAACGTGCCGCGCGGCATACTCGAGTCGGCCTGCGAATGGGACTTCGAAGAGACGGAGCCTGAACTGGTCAATGCACGGCAGCGCGAAATAGTGGTGGTTTGCCGGTCGGGCCATCGCAGCATTCTTGCCTCGCATTCACTGCAAGTACTGGGTTATGAAAACGTCGTTTCGCTCAAATCGGGACTGCGCGGCTGGAACGACTACGAGGAGCCGCTGGTGAACAAGGCGGGCGAGGTGGTCGATCCTGATTTTGCGGATCAATACTTTACTGCCAAGCTTCGAGCCGATCAGATGCGCCCCAAGAGAGCTTCCTGA
- a CDS encoding glycosyltransferase family 4 protein yields the protein MKKLRIAQVSPLIESVPPKKYGGTERVVYYLTEGLVERGHEVTLFASGDSATSARLIAPVKESLRLGRKIHSTTIMHMLMLSKVYEEMAGEFDIIHSHLEYLTLPYASCSRTPTVLTMHGRLDLPDYADILKRYSSMAWVSISDSQRAPVPDINWVGTIYHGYPENLFEFNPDPEDYFLYLGRFSEEKRPDEAIRLARACKIHLKLAAKIDTADKAYFKAKVEPLLDSPYIEYVGEVGDSRKGELLRNAKALLNTIDWPEPFGLVMIEALACGTPVIVRRCGSSPEVITHGVTGFICDSQLDFIRAIHNIGTISRIACRREFEQRFTLRHMVDNYETLYRKVIAASSATDSLSSLP from the coding sequence ATGAAAAAGCTTAGAATTGCGCAGGTTTCCCCCCTGATTGAAAGCGTGCCGCCGAAGAAATATGGGGGCACGGAGCGGGTTGTTTACTACCTCACCGAGGGGCTGGTCGAGCGGGGCCATGAGGTGACGCTGTTTGCCTCTGGGGACTCCGCCACCAGTGCCCGCCTGATTGCGCCGGTGAAAGAGAGCCTCCGGCTTGGGCGGAAAATCCATTCGACCACCATCATGCACATGCTGATGCTCTCGAAGGTGTACGAAGAGATGGCCGGGGAGTTCGACATCATCCATTCGCATCTCGAATATCTGACCCTGCCTTATGCCAGCTGTTCCCGGACGCCGACGGTGCTGACCATGCATGGACGGCTCGATCTTCCTGACTATGCTGACATTCTGAAGCGATACAGCTCTATGGCTTGGGTGTCGATCAGCGACTCGCAGCGCGCGCCGGTGCCGGATATCAACTGGGTCGGCACGATCTATCACGGCTATCCGGAGAATCTGTTCGAATTCAATCCCGATCCGGAAGACTACTTTCTCTACCTCGGTCGTTTTTCGGAGGAGAAGCGGCCCGACGAGGCGATCCGGCTGGCAAGGGCGTGCAAAATTCACCTCAAGCTGGCCGCCAAGATCGATACCGCCGACAAGGCATATTTCAAAGCCAAAGTCGAACCGCTACTTGACAGTCCCTATATCGAATATGTCGGCGAGGTGGGCGACAGCCGGAAAGGGGAACTGCTCAGGAACGCCAAAGCGCTGCTTAACACCATCGACTGGCCCGAGCCGTTCGGACTGGTGATGATCGAAGCGCTCGCCTGCGGCACGCCGGTCATCGTGCGGCGCTGCGGCTCCAGCCCTGAGGTGATTACTCACGGCGTCACCGGTTTTATTTGTGATAGCCAGCTCGATTTCATCAGGGCGATCCACAATATTGGCACGATTTCACGAATTGCGTGCAGGCGTGAATTCGAGCAGCGCTTTACCCTCCGTCACATGGTTGACAATTATGAAACCCTGTACCGAAAAGTCATTGCTGCTTCATCGGCCACTGATTCACTCTCTTCGCTGCCATAG
- the dnaE gene encoding DNA polymerase III subunit alpha: MEFVHLHTHTHYSMQSSPIFPGDLFAACKKQGMTAVAVTDYGAMFNMPELFGQAKKAEVKLIMGAEIYLAGTGSRDSGKPATLILLIRDDIGYRNMCVILSRAARDGFSNGLPHVDRSVLEECRDGLVCLSAAHSGLIGRALLSGNETEAANFANYYRDLYGEHFYLELQKHGAPYEEQLVPGTIRLSEQLGIPLVATNNVHYLDRRDSGCYRAMIANRTKQRLNSQNLQCLPGHENYFKSAAEMSLLFDNAHGELDNTVKIAEACSYTFINKDPHLPKFPLPEGFDSEKEYLRHLTWEGAKEKYGAADGTIPEEVKARIELELGVIEKMGYSAYFLIVSDLIAASRKMGYSVGPGRGSAAGSIIAYLTGITRIDPLKYKLLFERFLNPERISMPDIDIDFTPVGKQKVLDYTVQKYGAESVAKVVAIGTLGAKAAIRDAGRVLDVPLKAVDQLAKLVPSRPGTSLEDAFREVKELKRLVDTDPQYQQLVQYARAMEGRARNVSMHAGAVVITDGALEEQVPLYVSNKIETEERKYADEFDQNDIDGTKAESSDEKQVVTQFDKNCIEQAGLLKIDYLGLETLAVIDETLRLIKKRHGIDIDLEKVPMDDRKTFRIFQEGKMAGIFQFESSGMQSYMMRLQPTTIGDIIAMSALYRPGALNAVIDEHRNAVDLFIDRKHGREEIDYMHPMLEEILKETYGVIVYQEQVMQISQVMGRFSLGKADNLRKAMGKKDPKLMQKFKEEFVEGAASIDVNKALATRIFDLMAEFAGYGFNKSHSAAYGVLAYWTAYLKAHYTIEFITAILNSEIGDTERMKHLTDEAKGFGIFMLPPSINKSDALFSVEEHKGRPCIRVGLSAIKQVGGGARAVVAARLRRDGKPFLNLFDLTASVDLRAMNRKALECLIQAGALDEIDPNRGKLLANVDKAIKFGQIQNKAVTLGQGGFFNDDFSDGQAGVHYPDLDNAEPMPESEKLQYEKRLVGFYLSHHPLDRFRRDWEAFASLTLDKRDVTPSKLYKAIGVIVSVKPYQDRKGKQMLFGVLEDFTGKADFTVFASVYEQYHHMLKTDEVVMLSVEAEVKDGGLKLLVREVAPLKKVRSALVKKVVLRIDADDASQLGKLQQVREIFEKHKGGTPVDFEVRATIGSCNETLKLFARNTPIEADDEVLDQLEEILGPDNVRITG, from the coding sequence TTGGAGTTCGTTCATCTTCACACCCACACCCACTATTCGATGCAGAGCAGCCCGATCTTTCCGGGCGATCTTTTCGCGGCCTGTAAAAAGCAGGGTATGACGGCGGTTGCCGTGACCGATTACGGTGCGATGTTTAACATGCCGGAGCTGTTCGGTCAGGCGAAGAAGGCTGAGGTGAAGCTGATCATGGGGGCGGAGATTTATCTGGCTGGCACCGGCTCGCGTGACAGCGGCAAACCGGCTACGCTCATCCTGCTCATTCGCGACGACATCGGTTACCGCAACATGTGCGTCATCCTGTCACGGGCAGCGCGGGACGGCTTTTCCAACGGGTTACCGCACGTGGATCGCTCCGTGCTCGAAGAGTGCCGCGACGGGCTGGTCTGCCTCTCGGCGGCGCACTCCGGCCTGATTGGTCGCGCGCTGCTCTCCGGCAATGAAACCGAAGCTGCGAATTTCGCGAACTATTATCGCGATCTTTATGGCGAGCACTTCTACCTCGAACTCCAGAAGCATGGTGCGCCGTACGAGGAGCAGCTCGTGCCGGGCACCATCCGCCTCTCGGAACAGCTCGGCATTCCGCTCGTGGCGACCAACAACGTGCACTACCTCGACCGGCGTGACTCGGGCTGCTACCGCGCCATGATCGCCAACCGCACCAAGCAGCGGCTCAACAGCCAGAATCTTCAATGCCTCCCAGGCCACGAGAACTACTTCAAGTCGGCTGCGGAGATGAGCTTGCTCTTCGACAACGCTCATGGCGAACTCGACAACACGGTGAAGATTGCCGAGGCCTGCTCCTACACCTTCATCAACAAGGATCCGCATTTGCCGAAATTCCCGCTTCCCGAAGGTTTCGACAGCGAGAAGGAGTATCTGCGCCACCTGACCTGGGAAGGGGCAAAGGAGAAGTACGGCGCAGCGGATGGCACAATTCCGGAGGAGGTGAAGGCGCGCATCGAACTGGAACTTGGCGTCATCGAGAAGATGGGTTACAGCGCCTACTTCCTGATCGTCAGCGATCTCATCGCCGCGTCGCGAAAAATGGGCTACTCGGTCGGCCCCGGACGCGGCTCGGCGGCGGGCAGCATCATCGCCTACCTGACTGGCATCACCCGGATCGATCCGTTGAAGTACAAGCTGCTGTTTGAGCGCTTCCTCAATCCGGAGCGTATTTCAATGCCCGATATCGATATCGATTTTACGCCGGTCGGCAAGCAGAAGGTTCTCGATTACACTGTGCAGAAGTATGGTGCAGAGAGCGTGGCGAAGGTTGTCGCCATCGGTACGCTTGGCGCAAAGGCGGCCATCCGCGATGCAGGGCGCGTGCTCGACGTGCCGCTCAAGGCGGTCGACCAGCTCGCCAAGCTGGTGCCGTCGAGGCCGGGCACGTCGCTCGAAGACGCCTTCCGTGAGGTCAAGGAGCTGAAGCGGCTCGTCGATACCGATCCGCAGTACCAGCAGCTCGTGCAGTACGCGCGGGCGATGGAGGGGCGGGCGCGTAACGTCTCGATGCACGCGGGTGCGGTGGTCATCACCGATGGCGCGCTCGAAGAACAGGTGCCGCTCTACGTTTCCAACAAGATTGAAACCGAGGAGCGCAAGTACGCCGACGAGTTCGATCAGAACGACATCGACGGCACGAAGGCCGAAAGCAGCGACGAGAAGCAGGTCGTCACCCAGTTCGACAAGAACTGCATCGAGCAGGCGGGCCTGCTCAAGATCGACTACCTCGGCCTCGAAACCCTCGCCGTGATCGATGAAACCCTGCGGCTCATCAAGAAGCGCCACGGCATCGACATCGATCTCGAAAAGGTGCCGATGGATGACCGCAAGACCTTCCGCATCTTTCAGGAGGGCAAGATGGCCGGCATCTTCCAGTTCGAGTCCTCCGGGATGCAGAGCTACATGATGCGCCTTCAGCCAACCACCATCGGCGACATCATCGCCATGAGCGCCCTCTACCGTCCGGGCGCGCTCAACGCCGTGATCGACGAGCACCGCAACGCGGTCGATCTGTTCATTGACCGCAAGCACGGTCGCGAGGAGATCGACTACATGCACCCGATGCTCGAGGAGATTCTCAAGGAGACTTACGGCGTCATCGTCTATCAGGAGCAGGTGATGCAGATTTCGCAGGTGATGGGGCGCTTCTCGCTTGGTAAGGCGGATAACCTACGCAAGGCGATGGGTAAGAAGGATCCGAAGCTGATGCAGAAGTTCAAGGAGGAGTTTGTCGAGGGCGCGGCGAGCATCGATGTCAACAAGGCGCTCGCCACGCGCATCTTCGACCTGATGGCCGAGTTCGCGGGCTACGGTTTCAATAAGAGCCACTCGGCGGCTTACGGCGTACTGGCCTACTGGACGGCCTATCTCAAGGCGCACTACACCATCGAGTTCATCACGGCGATTCTGAACAGCGAGATCGGCGACACTGAGCGCATGAAGCATCTTACCGACGAGGCCAAGGGGTTTGGCATCTTTATGCTTCCGCCGTCGATCAACAAAAGCGACGCGCTCTTCTCGGTTGAAGAGCACAAGGGGCGGCCTTGCATCCGCGTCGGCCTTAGCGCTATCAAGCAGGTGGGAGGGGGAGCGAGAGCGGTGGTGGCTGCGAGACTGCGGCGCGATGGCAAACCCTTCCTCAACCTTTTCGATCTAACCGCCTCGGTTGATCTTCGCGCCATGAACCGCAAGGCGCTCGAATGCCTTATTCAGGCCGGAGCGCTCGACGAGATCGATCCCAACAGGGGTAAGTTGCTTGCCAACGTTGACAAGGCGATCAAGTTCGGGCAGATTCAGAACAAGGCGGTGACGCTTGGCCAGGGAGGCTTTTTCAACGATGACTTCAGCGACGGGCAGGCGGGCGTACACTATCCCGACCTCGACAACGCCGAGCCGATGCCGGAGAGCGAGAAGCTTCAGTACGAGAAGCGGCTGGTCGGCTTCTACCTGAGCCACCATCCGCTCGACCGCTTCCGGCGCGACTGGGAGGCCTTCGCCAGCCTCACGCTCGACAAGCGCGACGTGACGCCGTCAAAGCTCTACAAGGCGATTGGCGTGATCGTTTCGGTCAAGCCCTATCAGGATCGCAAAGGCAAGCAGATGCTCTTCGGCGTGCTTGAAGATTTCACCGGCAAGGCGGACTTCACGGTTTTCGCCAGCGTTTACGAGCAGTATCACCATATGCTCAAAACAGACGAGGTGGTGATGCTCAGCGTTGAAGCCGAGGTGAAGGACGGCGGCCTTAAGCTGCTGGTGCGCGAGGTCGCGCCGCTCAAGAAGGTGCGCTCCGCACTGGTCAAAAAGGTGGTGCTGCGTATCGATGCCGACGACGCCAGTCAGCTCGGCAAGCTGCAACAGGTGCGCGAAATTTTCGAGAAGCACAAAGGTGGCACGCCGGTCGATTTCGAGGTGCGTGCCACCATCGGATCGTGCAACGAAACCCTGAAGCTCTTTGCCCGCAACACGCCAATCGAGGCCGATGACGAGGTGCTCGACCAGCTCGAAGAGATTCTCGGGCCGGATAATGTTAGAATTACGGGATAA
- the trxA gene encoding thioredoxin codes for MSGKYFEATDQNFQAEILNSDKVALVDFWAAWCGPCMMLGPVIEELAGDYEGKAIIAKLNVDENPNTAGQYGIRSIPTMLIIKGGKVVDQMVGALPKNMIAKKLDEHIG; via the coding sequence ATGAGTGGAAAATATTTCGAGGCGACTGACCAGAATTTTCAGGCAGAAATTCTTAATTCCGATAAAGTTGCGCTGGTCGATTTCTGGGCTGCATGGTGTGGTCCGTGCATGATGCTCGGCCCGGTCATCGAGGAACTTGCCGGTGATTACGAAGGCAAAGCCATCATCGCCAAACTCAACGTCGATGAGAACCCGAACACCGCCGGCCAGTACGGCATCCGCAGCATTCCCACCATGCTGATCATCAAGGGTGGCAAGGTTGTTGACCAGATGGTTGGCGCTCTGCCTAAGAACATGATCGCCAAGAAGCTCGACGAGCATATCGGCTGA
- the trxB gene encoding thioredoxin-disulfide reductase — protein sequence MDKDIRDVVIIGTGPAGYTSAIYTGRANLKPLVIEGPQPGGQLMITTDIENFPGFPEGIPGPELMGRMREQAARFGVEFQFGSITEVDVSRSPFSLMLDNGQEILARTLIIATGANAKWLGIESEEKYRGRGVSACATCDGFFFRNCRVFVVGGGDTAMEEALYLTKFASEVVLVHRREEFRASKIMSLRASKNEKITTMLNQVVDEILGDDMKVTGIRLKNVKTGELTEHACDGVFIAIGHEPNAKLFKGQLDMDDYGYILTKDHSTETSVKGVFACGDVQDFTYRQAVTAVGTGCMAAIEAERFLESIR from the coding sequence ATGGACAAAGATATCAGGGACGTCGTCATCATCGGAACCGGCCCTGCCGGATATACTTCTGCCATTTACACCGGACGGGCCAATCTCAAGCCGCTGGTCATCGAGGGGCCCCAGCCCGGCGGGCAGCTCATGATTACCACCGATATCGAGAACTTTCCCGGTTTTCCCGAAGGCATTCCCGGCCCGGAGCTGATGGGCAGAATGCGTGAACAGGCAGCACGTTTTGGCGTCGAGTTCCAGTTTGGCAGCATCACTGAAGTCGATGTGTCGCGCAGTCCCTTCTCTCTGATGCTCGACAATGGCCAGGAGATTCTCGCCAGAACGCTCATTATTGCCACCGGGGCGAACGCCAAATGGCTTGGCATCGAATCGGAGGAGAAGTACCGCGGGCGCGGCGTATCGGCGTGTGCAACCTGCGACGGATTCTTTTTTCGCAACTGCCGCGTGTTCGTGGTTGGCGGTGGCGATACGGCGATGGAGGAGGCGCTTTACCTCACCAAGTTCGCTTCGGAGGTTGTGCTGGTGCATCGCCGCGAGGAGTTCCGCGCTTCCAAGATCATGAGCCTGCGGGCGAGCAAGAACGAGAAGATCACCACGATGCTCAACCAGGTGGTCGATGAGATTCTCGGTGACGATATGAAGGTGACCGGCATCAGGCTCAAAAACGTCAAGACCGGCGAGCTGACCGAACATGCCTGTGATGGCGTTTTCATAGCGATCGGCCATGAGCCGAACGCCAAACTTTTCAAAGGCCAGCTCGACATGGACGATTACGGCTACATTCTCACCAAAGATCACTCCACAGAGACCAGTGTCAAAGGCGTTTTCGCCTGCGGCGACGTGCAGGACTTCACATACCGCCAGGCTGTTACTGCCGTCGGCACCGGCTGCATGGCCGCCATCGAAGCCGAACGGTTCCTCGAATCGATACGTTGA